Proteins from a genomic interval of Thunnus thynnus chromosome 5, fThuThy2.1, whole genome shotgun sequence:
- the rfx4 gene encoding transcription factor RFX4 isoform X1 has translation MHCGLLEEPDMDSTESWIERCLNESESKRYSSHTSLGNMSNDEHEEKENNRASKPHSTPATLEWLEENYEIAEGVCIPRSALYMHYLDFSEKHDTQPVNAASFGKIIRQQFPALTTRRLGTRGQSKYHYYGIAVKETSQYYDVMYSKKGAAWVNETGKKEVTKQTVAYSPRSKLGTLLPEFPNVKDLNLPASLPEERVSTFIMMYRTHCQRILDTVIRANFDEVQSFLLHFWQGMPPHMLPVLGSPTVVNIVGVCDSILYKAISGVLMPTVLQALPDSLTQVIRKFAKQLDEWLKIALHDLPENLRNIKFELSRRFSQILKRQTSLNHLCQASRTVINSADITFQMLEDWRNVDLNSITKQTLYTMEDSQEEHRQLIIHLYQEFDRLLEEQSPIEAYIEWLDSMVDRCVVKVAGKRPGCLKKVAQQFLLMWSCFGTRVIRDMTLHSAPSFGSFHLIHLMFDDYVLYLLESLHCQERANDLMRAMKGEGSTAEREEEFTLTETTPTSPSPASYSPARSVHSVGVSSVSSPTAAVSPEYTGVTSTTGAVQSYTWSLTYTVTTAGGSAPEAGQQLSCMRSSAPVPPPSSTHRMPVYTHREEHGYTGSYNYGSYANQHPHSIQSQYPSLAHEPAIPAPLHYSAYHRSSAQYQLNGQMSRMEPCLMGSTPRLHPAPVAPRWPDVSPANSCYTSPPMHSSRYAASGDMYSPLGPRRNSEYEHSQHFPGFAYINGEATTGWAK, from the exons ATGCATTGCGGGCTGCTGGAGGAGCCTGATATGGATTCCACAG aGAGCTGGATTGAAAGATGCCTCAATGAGAGCGAGAGCAAGCGATACTCCAGTCACACGTCTCTGGGGAACATGTCCAACGATGAAC atgaagaaaaagaaaacaacagagccTCTAAACCACATTCGACACCAGCTACTCTGGAATG GCTAGAAGAGAACTACGAGATAGCCGAAGGTGTGTGCATCCCCCGAAGTGCCCTCTACATGCATTACCTAGACTTCAGTGAAAAGCACGACACACAGCCTGTGAATGCAGCCAGCTTTGGAAAG ATTATAAGGCAACAGTTTCCAGCGTTGACTACCAGAAGACTGGGGACAAGAGGGCAGTCCAA GTACCACTACTACGGCATAGCGGTGAAGGAGACCTCTCAGTATTATGACGTGATGTACTCCAAAAAGGGAGCGGCGTGGGTGAATGAGACGGGGAAGAAAGAGGTCACGAAGCAGACAGTGGCGTATTCACCGCGCTCCAAACTGGGGACGCTCCTGCCAGAGTTTCCAAATGTCAAAGACCTAAATTTGCCCGCCAGCCTGCCAGAAGAGAGG GTGTCAACCTTCATCATGATGTACAGAACGCACTGTCAGAGGATACTGGACACGGTCATCCGAGCCAACTTTGATGAG GTCCAAAGCTTCCTGCTGCACTTCTGGCAGGGCATGCCGCCCCACATGCTCCCTGTCCTCGGCTCCCCCACGGTGGTGAACATAGTCGGCGTTTGTGACTCCATCCTCTACAAGGCCATTTCTGGGGTGCTGATGCCCACTGTCCTGCAAGCACTGCCTGATAG TTTGACTCAGGTTATTCGAAAATTTGCCAAACAGCTTGATGAGTGGCTTAAAATAGCACTTCACGACCTTCCGGAGAACCTGAGGAATATCAAATTTGAAT TATCGAGGAGATTTTCTCAGATTCTAAAGCGGCAAACCTCATTAAACCACCTATGTCAG GCGTCGCGAACTGTGATAAACAGCGCCGACATCACCTTTCAAATGCTGGAGGACTGGAGGAATGTGGACCTGAACAGCATCACCAAGCAGACACTTTACACCATGGAGGACTCACAAGAGGAGCACAGGCAGCTTATTATCCACT TGTATCAGGAGTTTGATCGTCTACTGGAGGAGCAGTCTCCAATCGAGGCTTACATCGAGTGGCTGGACTCGATGGTGGACCGCTGTGTCGTCAAG GTGGCAGGGAAGAGGCCCGGGTGCCTGAAGAAGGTGGCCCAACAGTTCCTGCTGATGTGGTCGTGTTTCGGTACCAGAGTCATCCGGGATATGACCCTCCACAGCGCACCCAGCTTTG GATCCTTCCACCTGATCCATCTCATGTTTGATGATTATGTGCTTTACCTGCTGGAGTCCTTGCACTGCCAGGAGAGGGCCAACGACCTCATGAGGGCCATGAAGGGCGAGGGCAGCACAG cagagagagaggaggaattTACGCTGACAGAAACCACTCCCACCTCCCCGTCTCCAGCATCCTACTCTCCGGCCCGGTCGGTCCATTCTGTGGGTGTTTCCTCGGTCAGCTCCCCCACAGCAGCCGTGTCCCCGGAGTACACAGGAGTCACCTCCACCACAG GCGCTGTTCAGTCATATACCTGGTCCCTTACATACACAGTGACAACAGCAGGCGGCTCCGCTCCAGAGGCCGGGCAGCAGCTGTCCTGTATGAGGAGCAGTGCACCAGTCCCTCCTCCGTCCTCCACCCACCGGATGCCAGTCTACACCCACAGAGAGGAGCATGG ATATACTGGCAGCTACAACTATGGCAGCTATGCCAACCAGCACCCTCACTCCATCCAGAGCCAGTACCCGAGTCTGGCCCATGAGCCGGCGATCCCAGCCCCCCTCCACTACTCCGCTTACCATCGCTCATCTGCACAG TACCAGCTCAACGGTCAGATGTCCCGAATGGAGCCTTGCTTGATGGGTAGCACTCCTCGCTTGCACCCCGCACCTGTCGCCCCCCGGTGGCCAGATGTGTCACCGGCTAACAGCTGTTACACCAGCCCACCTATGCATTCATCCCGCTATGCCGCCTCCGGGGACATGTACTCTCCCCTGGGCCCACGCAGGAACTCAGAGTATGAACACTCACAGCATTTCCCCGGCTTTGCCTACATCAACGGAGAGGCCACCACAGGCTGGGCGAAATAG
- the rfx4 gene encoding transcription factor RFX4 isoform X2, with protein MHCGLLEEPDMDSTESWIERCLNESESKRYSSHTSLGNMSNDEHEEKENNRASKPHSTPATLEWLEENYEIAEGVCIPRSALYMHYLDFSEKHDTQPVNAASFGKIIRQQFPALTTRRLGTRGQSKYHYYGIAVKETSQYYDVMYSKKGAAWVNETGKKEVTKQTVAYSPRSKLGTLLPEFPNVKDLNLPASLPEERVSTFIMMYRTHCQRILDTVIRANFDEVQSFLLHFWQGMPPHMLPVLGSPTVVNIVGVCDSILYKAISGVLMPTVLQALPDSLTQVIRKFAKQLDEWLKIALHDLPENLRNIKFELSRRFSQILKRQTSLNHLCQASRTVINSADITFQMLEDWRNVDLNSITKQTLYTMEDSQEEHRQLIIHLYQEFDRLLEEQSPIEAYIEWLDSMVDRCVVKVAGKRPGCLKKVAQQFLLMWSCFGTRVIRDMTLHSAPSFGSFHLIHLMFDDYVLYLLESLHCQERANDLMRAMKGEGSTAEREEEFTLTETTPTSPSPASYSPARSVHSVGVSSVSSPTAAVSPEYTGVTSTTVTTAGGSAPEAGQQLSCMRSSAPVPPPSSTHRMPVYTHREEHGYTGSYNYGSYANQHPHSIQSQYPSLAHEPAIPAPLHYSAYHRSSAQYQLNGQMSRMEPCLMGSTPRLHPAPVAPRWPDVSPANSCYTSPPMHSSRYAASGDMYSPLGPRRNSEYEHSQHFPGFAYINGEATTGWAK; from the exons ATGCATTGCGGGCTGCTGGAGGAGCCTGATATGGATTCCACAG aGAGCTGGATTGAAAGATGCCTCAATGAGAGCGAGAGCAAGCGATACTCCAGTCACACGTCTCTGGGGAACATGTCCAACGATGAAC atgaagaaaaagaaaacaacagagccTCTAAACCACATTCGACACCAGCTACTCTGGAATG GCTAGAAGAGAACTACGAGATAGCCGAAGGTGTGTGCATCCCCCGAAGTGCCCTCTACATGCATTACCTAGACTTCAGTGAAAAGCACGACACACAGCCTGTGAATGCAGCCAGCTTTGGAAAG ATTATAAGGCAACAGTTTCCAGCGTTGACTACCAGAAGACTGGGGACAAGAGGGCAGTCCAA GTACCACTACTACGGCATAGCGGTGAAGGAGACCTCTCAGTATTATGACGTGATGTACTCCAAAAAGGGAGCGGCGTGGGTGAATGAGACGGGGAAGAAAGAGGTCACGAAGCAGACAGTGGCGTATTCACCGCGCTCCAAACTGGGGACGCTCCTGCCAGAGTTTCCAAATGTCAAAGACCTAAATTTGCCCGCCAGCCTGCCAGAAGAGAGG GTGTCAACCTTCATCATGATGTACAGAACGCACTGTCAGAGGATACTGGACACGGTCATCCGAGCCAACTTTGATGAG GTCCAAAGCTTCCTGCTGCACTTCTGGCAGGGCATGCCGCCCCACATGCTCCCTGTCCTCGGCTCCCCCACGGTGGTGAACATAGTCGGCGTTTGTGACTCCATCCTCTACAAGGCCATTTCTGGGGTGCTGATGCCCACTGTCCTGCAAGCACTGCCTGATAG TTTGACTCAGGTTATTCGAAAATTTGCCAAACAGCTTGATGAGTGGCTTAAAATAGCACTTCACGACCTTCCGGAGAACCTGAGGAATATCAAATTTGAAT TATCGAGGAGATTTTCTCAGATTCTAAAGCGGCAAACCTCATTAAACCACCTATGTCAG GCGTCGCGAACTGTGATAAACAGCGCCGACATCACCTTTCAAATGCTGGAGGACTGGAGGAATGTGGACCTGAACAGCATCACCAAGCAGACACTTTACACCATGGAGGACTCACAAGAGGAGCACAGGCAGCTTATTATCCACT TGTATCAGGAGTTTGATCGTCTACTGGAGGAGCAGTCTCCAATCGAGGCTTACATCGAGTGGCTGGACTCGATGGTGGACCGCTGTGTCGTCAAG GTGGCAGGGAAGAGGCCCGGGTGCCTGAAGAAGGTGGCCCAACAGTTCCTGCTGATGTGGTCGTGTTTCGGTACCAGAGTCATCCGGGATATGACCCTCCACAGCGCACCCAGCTTTG GATCCTTCCACCTGATCCATCTCATGTTTGATGATTATGTGCTTTACCTGCTGGAGTCCTTGCACTGCCAGGAGAGGGCCAACGACCTCATGAGGGCCATGAAGGGCGAGGGCAGCACAG cagagagagaggaggaattTACGCTGACAGAAACCACTCCCACCTCCCCGTCTCCAGCATCCTACTCTCCGGCCCGGTCGGTCCATTCTGTGGGTGTTTCCTCGGTCAGCTCCCCCACAGCAGCCGTGTCCCCGGAGTACACAGGAGTCACCTCCACCACAG TGACAACAGCAGGCGGCTCCGCTCCAGAGGCCGGGCAGCAGCTGTCCTGTATGAGGAGCAGTGCACCAGTCCCTCCTCCGTCCTCCACCCACCGGATGCCAGTCTACACCCACAGAGAGGAGCATGG ATATACTGGCAGCTACAACTATGGCAGCTATGCCAACCAGCACCCTCACTCCATCCAGAGCCAGTACCCGAGTCTGGCCCATGAGCCGGCGATCCCAGCCCCCCTCCACTACTCCGCTTACCATCGCTCATCTGCACAG TACCAGCTCAACGGTCAGATGTCCCGAATGGAGCCTTGCTTGATGGGTAGCACTCCTCGCTTGCACCCCGCACCTGTCGCCCCCCGGTGGCCAGATGTGTCACCGGCTAACAGCTGTTACACCAGCCCACCTATGCATTCATCCCGCTATGCCGCCTCCGGGGACATGTACTCTCCCCTGGGCCCACGCAGGAACTCAGAGTATGAACACTCACAGCATTTCCCCGGCTTTGCCTACATCAACGGAGAGGCCACCACAGGCTGGGCGAAATAG
- the ric8b gene encoding synembryn-B isoform X1 translates to MDLNNILSQLDTANEEEIETLLLQFNRENSHTFTFNQKEEASRSKLCQGVLTVLGRQVQPSCQRTCLETLRILSRDKRVLAPVATREGMLILGGMARLHTGEEGGDNQKTPQEDSQSEEEERVVVEALKCLCNVVYNSSAAQQVSVEVQLANGLCANLRTARTWRHEVGLFTLRLLFLLSALRSDLRGSLRREWHAVRLLTEVLEHTLDVHWVGPYEAARPDPQALPMPAEDNERAMEALKALFNLTLSNAGGEEDDHQFRLIAAILRHLLMLKTETEEKTEEAHSHAINLLNNLPVSCLDVLIDVPVQGGQEKYGGKNMDAIQVLIDFMEKRIDKQGSNYKEGLTPVLSLLTEGSRHHREIRRYIKAQVLPPLKDVKIRPEIGTAIRNKLVRLMTHVDMGVKQTAAEFLFVLCKESVDNLLKYTGYGNAAGLLVARGLLAGGRGETQYSEDEDSDTEEYKSAKPFINPITGHVEEPMPNPIEEMTEEQKEYEAQKLVYMFDKLSRQNVIRPMGVRPDGTLAPLEETLCDPPGDNSGSDSD, encoded by the exons ATGGATTTGAATAACATCCTGTCGCAGCTGGACACTGCCAACGAAGAGGAGATTGAGACGCTTCTGCTTCAGTTTAATCGAGAG AACAGTCACACCTTCACTTTTAACCAAAAGGAAGAAGCCTCGCGGAGT AAGCTGTGTCAGGGTGTGTTGACAGTGCTTGGCAGGCAGGTGCAGCCCAGCTGTCAGAGGACGTGTCTGGAGACACTTCGCATCCTGTCCAGAGACAAGCGTGTCCTCGCACCGGTAGCCACCAGGGAGGGCATGCTGATCCTGGGTGGGATGGCGAGGCTGCATACtggagaggaaggaggtgaCAACCAGAAAACCCCTCAGGAAGACTCCcagtcagaggaggaggagagggtggtggtggaggcCTTGAAGTGCCTATGCAACGTGGTGTACAACAGTTCTGCAGCCCAGCAGGTCAGTGTAGAGGTGCAGCTGGCAAATGGCTTGTGTGCCAACCTGCGCACAGCACGCACATGGCGCCACGAGGTGGGCCTTTTCACGCTGCGCCTTCTCTTCCTGCTGTCTGCCCTGAGATCTGACTTGAGAGGGAGCTTGAGGAGAGAATGGCATGCGGTGAGACTACTGACAGAGGTGCTGGAGCACACCCTGGACGTACACTGGGTTGGTCCATATGAAGCTGCCCGTCCAGATCCGCAGGCCTTGCCCATGCCTGCAGAGGACAACGAGCGAGCAATGGAAGCACTCAAAGCCCTGTTCAACCTCACGCTGTCTAATGCTGGTGGTGAG GAGGATGACCACCAGTTCCGACTCATCGCTGCCATCCTGCGTCACCTTTTGATGCTAAAGactgagacagaggagaaaacagaggAAGCACATAG CCATGCCATTAACCTGCTGAATAACCTGCCTGTGTCCTGCCTGGACGTGTTAATCGACGTGCCTGTCCAGGGGGGACAAGAGAAATATGGCGGGAAAAACATGGATGCGATACAGGTGTTAATTGACTTCATGGAGAAAAGGATCGACAAG CAGGGCTCCAACTACAAAGAGGGGCTGACTCCGGTACTCAGCCTTTTGACTGAAGGATCTAGACACCACAGAGAGATCCGCAGATATATCAAAGCACAG GTACTTCCCCCACTGAAAGATGTGAAGATCAGGCCGGAGATCGGCACTGCCATTAGAAACAAGCTGGTTCGCCTTATGACACATGTGGACATGGGTGTGAAGCAGACGGCTGCAGAGTTTCTCTTTGTCCTCTGCAAAGAGAGCG TGGACAACCTGTTAAAGTACACCGGGTACGGAAACGCAGCAGGACTCCTGGTGGCTCGAGGACTTCTggcaggagggagaggagagactCAGTACTCAGAAGATGAAGACTcagacacagaggaatacaaaTCTGCCAAACCTTT CATCAACCCCATCACTGGTCACGTGGAGGAGCCGATGCCGAACCCCATTGAAGAGATGACCGAGGAGCAGAAGGAGTATGAAGCCCAGAAACTTGTCTATATGTTTGACAAGTTGTCAAG GCAGAATGTGATTCGGCCCATGGGCGTCCGGCCGGACGGGACGTTAGCACCTCTTGAAGAAACTCTTTGCGATCCGCCTGGAGACAACTCAGGATCAGACTCTGACTAG
- the ric8b gene encoding synembryn-B isoform X2, with translation MDLNNILSQLDTANEEEIETLLLQFNRENSHTFTFNQKEEASRSKLCQGVLTVLGRQVQPSCQRTCLETLRILSRDKRVLAPVATREGMLILGGMARLHTGEEGGDNQKTPQEDSQSEEEERVVVEALKCLCNVVYNSSAAQQVSVEVQLANGLCANLRTARTWRHEVGLFTLRLLFLLSALRSDLRGSLRREWHAVRLLTEVLEHTLDVHWVGPYEAARPDPQALPMPAEDNERAMEALKALFNLTLSNAGGEEDDHQFRLIAAILRHLLMLKTETEEKTEEAHSHAINLLNNLPVSCLDVLIDVPVQGGQEKYGGKNMDAIQVLIDFMEKRIDKGSNYKEGLTPVLSLLTEGSRHHREIRRYIKAQVLPPLKDVKIRPEIGTAIRNKLVRLMTHVDMGVKQTAAEFLFVLCKESVDNLLKYTGYGNAAGLLVARGLLAGGRGETQYSEDEDSDTEEYKSAKPFINPITGHVEEPMPNPIEEMTEEQKEYEAQKLVYMFDKLSRQNVIRPMGVRPDGTLAPLEETLCDPPGDNSGSDSD, from the exons ATGGATTTGAATAACATCCTGTCGCAGCTGGACACTGCCAACGAAGAGGAGATTGAGACGCTTCTGCTTCAGTTTAATCGAGAG AACAGTCACACCTTCACTTTTAACCAAAAGGAAGAAGCCTCGCGGAGT AAGCTGTGTCAGGGTGTGTTGACAGTGCTTGGCAGGCAGGTGCAGCCCAGCTGTCAGAGGACGTGTCTGGAGACACTTCGCATCCTGTCCAGAGACAAGCGTGTCCTCGCACCGGTAGCCACCAGGGAGGGCATGCTGATCCTGGGTGGGATGGCGAGGCTGCATACtggagaggaaggaggtgaCAACCAGAAAACCCCTCAGGAAGACTCCcagtcagaggaggaggagagggtggtggtggaggcCTTGAAGTGCCTATGCAACGTGGTGTACAACAGTTCTGCAGCCCAGCAGGTCAGTGTAGAGGTGCAGCTGGCAAATGGCTTGTGTGCCAACCTGCGCACAGCACGCACATGGCGCCACGAGGTGGGCCTTTTCACGCTGCGCCTTCTCTTCCTGCTGTCTGCCCTGAGATCTGACTTGAGAGGGAGCTTGAGGAGAGAATGGCATGCGGTGAGACTACTGACAGAGGTGCTGGAGCACACCCTGGACGTACACTGGGTTGGTCCATATGAAGCTGCCCGTCCAGATCCGCAGGCCTTGCCCATGCCTGCAGAGGACAACGAGCGAGCAATGGAAGCACTCAAAGCCCTGTTCAACCTCACGCTGTCTAATGCTGGTGGTGAG GAGGATGACCACCAGTTCCGACTCATCGCTGCCATCCTGCGTCACCTTTTGATGCTAAAGactgagacagaggagaaaacagaggAAGCACATAG CCATGCCATTAACCTGCTGAATAACCTGCCTGTGTCCTGCCTGGACGTGTTAATCGACGTGCCTGTCCAGGGGGGACAAGAGAAATATGGCGGGAAAAACATGGATGCGATACAGGTGTTAATTGACTTCATGGAGAAAAGGATCGACAAG GGCTCCAACTACAAAGAGGGGCTGACTCCGGTACTCAGCCTTTTGACTGAAGGATCTAGACACCACAGAGAGATCCGCAGATATATCAAAGCACAG GTACTTCCCCCACTGAAAGATGTGAAGATCAGGCCGGAGATCGGCACTGCCATTAGAAACAAGCTGGTTCGCCTTATGACACATGTGGACATGGGTGTGAAGCAGACGGCTGCAGAGTTTCTCTTTGTCCTCTGCAAAGAGAGCG TGGACAACCTGTTAAAGTACACCGGGTACGGAAACGCAGCAGGACTCCTGGTGGCTCGAGGACTTCTggcaggagggagaggagagactCAGTACTCAGAAGATGAAGACTcagacacagaggaatacaaaTCTGCCAAACCTTT CATCAACCCCATCACTGGTCACGTGGAGGAGCCGATGCCGAACCCCATTGAAGAGATGACCGAGGAGCAGAAGGAGTATGAAGCCCAGAAACTTGTCTATATGTTTGACAAGTTGTCAAG GCAGAATGTGATTCGGCCCATGGGCGTCCGGCCGGACGGGACGTTAGCACCTCTTGAAGAAACTCTTTGCGATCCGCCTGGAGACAACTCAGGATCAGACTCTGACTAG
- the si:dkey-103i16.6 gene encoding NAD-dependent protein deacetylase sirtuin-3, with amino-acid sequence MNRSRSSWDKKAPQPPVTRLTRSSSSQARHSDPAELQDSGPSPYGKQRKKQTDSALAQDLSQMSVSGQDGVPTSKGKMSKGPQPTGSRSRGGLASVSRLVKLGRCKNVVVVAGAGISTASGIPDFRTPGTGLYANVEKYNIPYPEAIFNIDYFSNDPQPFFSLAKALYPGSHRPNYIHYFIRMLHHKGLLLRMYTQNIDGLEKVCGIPDDKLVEAHGSFATASCHLCYTPYPAEEAKHAIMNDNVPICTFCAATVKPDVVFFGEDLPQKYFLHTEDFPKADLLIIMGTSLQIEPFASLVNTVRSTVPRLLLNRHAVGPFEKVPLRRNDHMELGDLADTVRRFAEMLGWSNEIEELMSQETVSFTTSVSSSPSVSGQMPCQSTSNGLMSRGASEPQGRMETSRSRPGAQTAASSGSEETDSETDSKSTASSSPSN; translated from the exons ATGAACAGGTCCAGGTCCAGCTGGGATAAAAAAGCCCCTCAACCTCCAGTCACTCGGCTAACCCGCAGCTCCAGCTCCCAGGCCAGGCACAGCGACCCCGCAGAGCTCCAGGACTCCGGGCCGAGCCCGTATGGAAAGCAACGCAAGAAGCAGACGGACTCAGCTCTGGCCCAGGACCTCAGCCAGATGAGTGTGAGCGGACAAGACGGTGTACCTACAAG TAAAGGAAAGATGTCCAAAGGTCCTCAGCCTACTGGGTCCAGGTCCCGGGGCGGTCTTGCCTCTGTGTCTCGGCTGGTGAAGCTTGGCCGCTGTAAGAATGTGGTTGTGGTAGCCGGAGCAGGGATCAGCACTGCCAGTGGAATACCAGACTTCAG AACTCCAGGAACAGGTCTTTATGCCAACGTGGAGAAGTACAACATCCCTTACCCAGAAGCCATTTTTAACATCGACTACTTCTCCAACGACCCGCAGCCTTTCTTTTCTCTGGCCAAGGCGCTGTATCCTGGCAGCCACAGGCCCAACTACATACACTACTTCATCCGCATGCTTCATCACAAAGGCCTGCTGCTCCGAATGTACACGCAGAACATTGACGGACTGGAGAAAG TTTGTGGCATCCCAGATGACAAACTTGTGGAAGCTCACGGTAGTTTTGCTACAGCTTCCTGTCACCTGTGCTACACTCCGTACCCTGCTGAGGAGGCTAAG CACGCCATAATGAATGACAACGTCCCCATATGCACATTCTGCGCTGCAACAGTCAAACCTGACGTTGTGTTTTTTGGAGAGGACCTTCCACAGAAGTACTTCCTCCACACTGAAGACTTCCCCAAAGCAGACCTGCTAATCATTATGGGCACCTCTTTACAG ATTGAGCCTTTTGCCAGCCTGGTGAATACGGTGCGCTCCACTGTGCCACGTCTCCTGCTGAACCGGCATGCTGTGGGTCCGTTTGAGAAGGTCCCACTGCGGAGAAACGACCACATGGAACTGGGTGACCTGGCGGACACTGTCCGGAGATTTGCTGAAATGCTCGGCTGGAGCAACGAGATCGAAGAGCTGATGAGTCAGGAAACAGTG AGCTTCACCACATCAGTAAGCAGCTCTCCATCAGTGAGCGGACAGATGCCTTGCCAGAGCACCTCGAACGGCCTGATGAGCAGAGGAGCATCAGAGCCTCAGGGCAGGATGGAGACATCCAGGTCCAGACCAGGAGCTCAAACAGCGGCCAGCAGCGGCAGCGAGGAGACGGACTCTGAGACGGACAGCAAGAGCACTGCATCCTCCAGCCCGAGCAACTGA